The Vibrio cyclitrophicus sequence TCCTCTTTTTTGTCTGGATTGTGTGAAATTCACGCAGTTGCTTAGAGGTTTGCAGCATATTTGTGATCTCGCTAGACACTGCACATTAATCTCTATACAATCCGCCCTCGGAGTTGAACGGGTAATCGCTGCTTTGCTGATGTCCTTCGGGAGACTGACGTTGAGGTCCTTCGGGAAACTGACGTTGAAGTCCTTCGGGAGACTGGTAGAGGGGAGGAACGTCCGGGCTCCATAGAGCAGGGTGCCAGATAACGTCTGGGGGGCGCGAGCCCACGACAAGTGCAGCAGAGAGAAGACCGCCGATGGCCTCATTTCTTCGGAAGAGGCACAGGTAAGGCTGAAAGGGTGCGGTAAGAGCGCACCGTGCGACTGGCAACAGTTCGTAGCAAGGTAAACTCCACCCGGAGCAAGATCAAATAGGCCCTCACATTGCGTTGCTCGCGTATGGGGGCGGGTAGATTGCTTGAGCCTGTGAGCGATTGCAGGCCTAGACGAATGGTTACCGCCGCGTAAGCGGAACAGAACCCGGCGTATGTGTCAACTCCACCTATATAAAGAACCCATCATTACTTAACGGTAGTGATGGGTTTTTTGCTTTATATTGACGTAAATTATTTAGATTTCCTTAGAATCCTTCACCCTGATATGAGCTTGGGTCAAAAATTCCCAAAGCCTATACACAATATGGTGGAGATACGGCGTGAAATCGGTACACTAAAACGTTAATAGAACAAATTATTGCCGAACTAATGGCTCAATCCACTCACTGAGAAGACTATGACAGAAGCATTCAAACATATTTCAGTATTGCTTAACGAATCTATTGACGGACTTGCGATCAAACCTGACGGTACCTACATTGATGGTACTTTTGGCCGTGGTGGTCACAGCCGTACAATCCTGTCTAAACTGGGCGAGAATGGAAGACTCTTTAGTATCGACCGCGATCCACAAGCGATTGCAGAAGCGCAAAAGATTGATGACCCTCGTTTTACTATTATTCATGGCCCTTTCTCAGGTATGGCTGAATATGCAGAGCGTTACAACTTAGTCGGTCAAGTGGATGGCGTTTTACTGGATTTAGGTGTTTCTTCACCACAGTTAGATGATGCTGAGCGTGGCTTTAGCTTTATGAAAGACGGCCCGCTTGATATGCGTATGGATCCAACATCTGGCATTCCTGTTTCTCAGTGGTTGGTTGAAGCGGATCTAGATGACATCACATGGGTTATTCGTGAGTTCGGTGAAGACAAACACGCTCGTCGTATCGCGAAAGGCATCATCGCTTATCAAGAGAATGAAGAGAACGAACCACTAACGCGTACTGGTCAGTTGGCTAAGCTTATCTCAGATGTTGCTCCAAAGAGCTTTAAAGAGAAAAAGCACCCAGCGACACGTGCATTCCAAGCGTTTCGTATCTACATTAACAGTGAACTTGAAGAGATCGATACCGCACTGAAAGGTGCAGCAAGCATTCTTGCTCCTCAAGGTCGTATCTCTGTTATCAGCTTCCACTCTCTTGAAGACCGTATGGTGAAGCGCTTTATCCGTAAAGAGAGCCAAGGGCCACAAGTTCCTCACGGTTTACCGCTAACAGAAGATCAAATTAAAGCTTTAGGCAGTGCCGATCTAAAACCAATTGGTAAAGCGATCAAGCCTTCTAAAGATGAAGTGGATGAGAATACTCGTTCACGCAGCTCAGTACTACGAATCGCAGAAAAGCTATAGTCAATGAAGACCTCCAAACCGAACTTAGCCAAGATAATATTTTTTGATTTGATCTCCGTGGGTAAAGTCCCGTTGGTGCTTCTTATCTGTATCTTCGCGAGTGCGATGGGGGTCGTTCTTACGACACATATGTCACGTCAGGCTATTACGCAAAAAGACACGGCATTAGTAGAACGAGAACAGCTTGATGATGAGTGGCGAAATTTAATGCTTGAAGAGACAGCTTTGGCTGAACACAGTCGCGTTCAAGCATCGGCAAAACGAGAGTTAGACATGAAACGTCCAGACTCTGATAAAGAAGTTGTGATCACACTGAAATGACCGGTAAAAAGGAAAAAGCACCCGCAAAAACCGTTAAGAAACCTACGAAAGAGCGTGTGAAGAGCGAAAAGGATTCGGATCCCATTCTGATTAAATGGCGTTTTAACGTTGTTATTGCTTTCGTGTTTCTTGCCTTTGCTGCACTCGTAGGTCGTGTGGCTTACATCCAAATCATTGAACCAGATAACTTAATTCGTCAGGGCGACCTTCGTTCGGTACGTGTTAAAGCAATTCCTTCCGCCCGCGGCATTATCTCAGACCGCAATGGCGAACCGCTTGCTGTGAGTGTTCCAGTTGAAGCGGTATGGGCCGACCCGAAAACCATTTTCGATAAAAACGGTATGGCTCAAATTGATCGTTGGTATGCATTAGCCGATGTACTTGGCTTAGAGCGAAAATCGATGATCGAAAAGATCTCTAGCAACAAATCCCGTCGATTTATTTACCTGCAAAGACAAGTTAGCCCTGCGATGGCTAAGTATATTCGTGAGCTGAAGCTGGTGGGCGTTGGCCTTAAAGCTGAATCTCGACGTTATTACCCAGCAGGCGAAGTCAGTGCGCATCTCATTGGTGTGACCGGAATCGATGGTCACGGTCTAGAGGGCGTTGAGCGTAGCTATGATAAATGGCTCACGGGCGAGGCGGGTAAGCGAACCATTCGTAAAGACCGTTACGGACGTGTTGTTGAAAACATTGCTCTAGAAGAACGTGAAGAGGGTAAGCCTCTTGAATTAACGATCGATCAACGATTACAAGCTATTGCTTATCGAGCAATTAAGCAGGCAGTAGCCGATCATAAGGCGACGTCTGGCTCAGCGATTTTGTTGGATGTAAAAACCGGCGCTGTGTTGGCTATGGTTAATGCCCCTTCTTACAATCCGAACAATCGTGCAGACTTACAAAGTTTTAAGATGCGTAACCGCGTGCTTACCGATGCGATGGAACCCGGCTCTACAGTAAAACCGTTTGTGGTTTTGGCAGCATTAGAGAACGGTACCGCAGACCCAGATATCGTTATTGATACTGGCAATGGCATCATGCAGATCGGTGGTAGCCGTGTACGAGACTCTTCTAAAGTGGGTAAGGCTGACTTAGCTTTGATCCTCAAGAAGTCGAGTAACATTGGTGTGGCGAAATTAGCACTTAACATGCCACTTGAAGCCTTACTTGGAATGTACAGCTCTGTTGGTTTGGGCGAGATGTCTGGTTTGAACTTAATCGGTGAAACGAGTGGTATTTTCCCGAATCGACGTCGTTGGTCTAAGTTTGAAATTGCTACCTTATCATTCGGTTATGGCTTGTCGGTTACGCCGATGCAGTTAGCGCATGCTTATGCGACATTGGCCAACAAAGGCATGTATGAACCGATTCATATTATTAAGAGTAACGACCAAGACTTTTCTAAGCAGATCATCAAACGCGAGAACGCTGAACTGGTGTTGAATATGCTAGAAGGGGTGACTCAAAAAGGCGGTACGGCAACAAGAGCTGCGGTACCAGGTTACCGAGTTGCAGCCAAAACGGGTACATCTCGTAAGGCCGAAGCGGGCGGATACAGTGATGAATACATTGCGATTACCGCAGGTTTTGCCCCAGTTAGTGACCCAAGAGTCGCGTTGGTTGTTGTGGTTAACGAGCCTCAAGGTGACCTTTACTATGGCGGTTCAGTCGCAGCCCCCGTTTTTTCTGAAATCATGAAGGGTGCACTGCAAATTCTCAATGTCCCTGCTGATGAAAACAAATTTCAAGAATAGAGCCAATCAGGATTCAATATGAGTAATAGCCTCACGCTGTCATCTTTACTTTCTCCATGGGGAGACTTCAGTTCTTCTGAGCTAGATGCGATTGCTGTTGAGCAGTTGGAGTTGGATAGCCGTGCGATCAAGGACGGTGATATCTTTGTTGCCATTGTTGGACATGCCGTTGATGGTCGTCGCTTTATCGACAAAGCGGTCGCTCAAGGTGCGAAAGCCGTTATTGCACAGGCTGGTGATGATAAAGCTCATGGCTTGGTTGAGTGGTTAAATGCAGTTCCTGTTGTTTATGTAGCAGAGCTAAATTCAATTCTCTCTGAGCTAGCGGGCCGAGTTTATTCTTCTCAAGCGACCAAACTGATTGGTGTTACTGGCACCAATGGCAAAACCACCATCACTCAATTGATTGCTCAATGGCTAGACCTAGTCGGTCAACGCTCTGCGGTAATGGGCACTACAGGTAATGGCTTTTTAGATAATCTAAAAACCGCGGCTAACACCACCGGCAGCGCGATTGAAATACAGCGCACGCTGAGTGAGTTGGCTGAAGAAAACGCGGCTTACACAGCAATGGAAATATCTTCTCATGGTTTGGTGCAAGGTCGAGTAAAAGCATTGGATTTTGAGGTTGGTGTATTTACTAACCTGAGCCGTGATCACCTGGATTACCACGGCACGATGGAAGAGTACGCATTGGCTAAGAAAAGCCTGTTTACTGAGCACACATGCAAGCACGCTGTCATAAACGTTGATGACGAAGTAGGCAAAGCTTGGATGACA is a genomic window containing:
- the rsmH gene encoding 16S rRNA (cytosine(1402)-N(4))-methyltransferase RsmH: MTEAFKHISVLLNESIDGLAIKPDGTYIDGTFGRGGHSRTILSKLGENGRLFSIDRDPQAIAEAQKIDDPRFTIIHGPFSGMAEYAERYNLVGQVDGVLLDLGVSSPQLDDAERGFSFMKDGPLDMRMDPTSGIPVSQWLVEADLDDITWVIREFGEDKHARRIAKGIIAYQENEENEPLTRTGQLAKLISDVAPKSFKEKKHPATRAFQAFRIYINSELEEIDTALKGAASILAPQGRISVISFHSLEDRMVKRFIRKESQGPQVPHGLPLTEDQIKALGSADLKPIGKAIKPSKDEVDENTRSRSSVLRIAEKL
- a CDS encoding peptidoglycan glycosyltransferase FtsI (penicillin-binding protein 3; transpeptidase involved in septal peptidoglycan synthesis) — encoded protein: MTGKKEKAPAKTVKKPTKERVKSEKDSDPILIKWRFNVVIAFVFLAFAALVGRVAYIQIIEPDNLIRQGDLRSVRVKAIPSARGIISDRNGEPLAVSVPVEAVWADPKTIFDKNGMAQIDRWYALADVLGLERKSMIEKISSNKSRRFIYLQRQVSPAMAKYIRELKLVGVGLKAESRRYYPAGEVSAHLIGVTGIDGHGLEGVERSYDKWLTGEAGKRTIRKDRYGRVVENIALEEREEGKPLELTIDQRLQAIAYRAIKQAVADHKATSGSAILLDVKTGAVLAMVNAPSYNPNNRADLQSFKMRNRVLTDAMEPGSTVKPFVVLAALENGTADPDIVIDTGNGIMQIGGSRVRDSSKVGKADLALILKKSSNIGVAKLALNMPLEALLGMYSSVGLGEMSGLNLIGETSGIFPNRRRWSKFEIATLSFGYGLSVTPMQLAHAYATLANKGMYEPIHIIKSNDQDFSKQIIKRENAELVLNMLEGVTQKGGTATRAAVPGYRVAAKTGTSRKAEAGGYSDEYIAITAGFAPVSDPRVALVVVVNEPQGDLYYGGSVAAPVFSEIMKGALQILNVPADENKFQE
- the murE gene encoding UDP-N-acetylmuramoyl-L-alanyl-D-glutamate--2,6-diaminopimelate ligase, whose protein sequence is MSNSLTLSSLLSPWGDFSSSELDAIAVEQLELDSRAIKDGDIFVAIVGHAVDGRRFIDKAVAQGAKAVIAQAGDDKAHGLVEWLNAVPVVYVAELNSILSELAGRVYSSQATKLIGVTGTNGKTTITQLIAQWLDLVGQRSAVMGTTGNGFLDNLKTAANTTGSAIEIQRTLSELAEENAAYTAMEISSHGLVQGRVKALDFEVGVFTNLSRDHLDYHGTMEEYALAKKSLFTEHTCKHAVINVDDEVGKAWMTDLSNAIAVSLLPLSGYQQSVWASDVAYAETGIQMSFDGNWGQGDLSVPLIGQFNASNVLVAFATLLSLGIDKQILVDTAPQLQPVIGRMELFQVPSKAKVVVDYAHTPDALEKALAALRVHCSGKLWAIFGCGGDRDTGKRPMMAVTAEQFADKIIISDDNPRSEDPALIVKDMLAGLSEPESAFVEHDRYQAVKFALEQASSNDIILLAGKGHEDYQVLKDKTVHYSDRESALQLLGIS
- the ftsL gene encoding cell division protein FtsL codes for the protein MKTSKPNLAKIIFFDLISVGKVPLVLLICIFASAMGVVLTTHMSRQAITQKDTALVEREQLDDEWRNLMLEETALAEHSRVQASAKRELDMKRPDSDKEVVITLK